A single genomic interval of Arthrobacter globiformis harbors:
- the efeO gene encoding iron uptake system protein EfeO → MSGFTSPKTRRTAGARLAVVAATAVLPLALASCTDNASASASGTTDGPIQVTSTDSECKVSAASAPSGNLTFAVKNDGAEVTEFYVLAEDGLRIVAEVENIGPGITRNLVLTAPAGKYITACKPGMKGDGIRADFNVKDSGKQATVDADLQKLVDTGVSQYTAYVKDQTEQLVAGTKEFAAAYAAGDAAKAKSLYAATRMHWERIEPVAESFGDLDPKLDAREADLEPGQKWTGWHRAEKDLFPPAGYKALTAAERGALAKQLVADTAELSTRTRTVELSADKLGNGAKELLDEVARGKVTGEEEIWSHTDLWDFQANVDGARIAFENLKPALQQKDSALAQDLDAKFSALQAELKKHAKGDGFAYYNELGKDEVQRLSALVDALGEPLSKLTAAVVL, encoded by the coding sequence ATGTCCGGCTTCACCTCGCCCAAAACCCGCCGGACTGCCGGTGCCCGCCTCGCCGTCGTGGCAGCCACCGCAGTCCTCCCGCTGGCCCTCGCATCCTGCACCGACAACGCCAGCGCCAGCGCATCGGGCACCACAGACGGGCCCATCCAGGTCACCAGTACCGATTCCGAGTGCAAGGTCTCCGCAGCCAGTGCCCCCAGCGGGAACCTCACCTTCGCCGTGAAGAACGACGGCGCCGAGGTCACCGAGTTCTACGTGCTCGCCGAAGACGGCCTGCGGATCGTGGCCGAAGTGGAGAACATCGGCCCCGGGATCACCCGCAACCTGGTGCTCACCGCACCGGCCGGCAAATACATCACCGCCTGCAAGCCAGGGATGAAGGGTGACGGCATCCGCGCGGACTTCAACGTCAAGGACTCCGGCAAGCAGGCCACCGTGGACGCCGACCTCCAGAAGCTCGTGGACACCGGAGTCAGCCAGTACACGGCCTACGTCAAGGACCAGACCGAGCAGCTGGTGGCCGGAACCAAGGAATTCGCCGCCGCATACGCTGCAGGCGACGCAGCCAAGGCCAAGAGCCTCTACGCTGCCACCCGCATGCACTGGGAACGGATCGAACCCGTGGCCGAATCCTTCGGGGATCTCGATCCCAAGCTCGATGCCCGTGAGGCGGACCTCGAACCGGGGCAGAAGTGGACCGGCTGGCACCGTGCCGAAAAGGACCTGTTCCCGCCGGCCGGATACAAGGCACTGACCGCGGCCGAGCGTGGCGCACTCGCCAAGCAGCTGGTGGCCGACACGGCGGAACTCAGTACCCGCACCCGAACCGTGGAGCTCAGCGCGGACAAGCTCGGCAACGGCGCCAAGGAACTGCTGGATGAGGTGGCCCGCGGCAAGGTCACCGGCGAGGAAGAGATCTGGTCGCACACTGATCTCTGGGACTTCCAGGCCAACGTGGACGGCGCCCGGATCGCGTTCGAAAACCTCAAGCCTGCCCTGCAGCAGAAGGACTCCGCCCTGGCCCAGGACCTCGACGCCAAGTTCAGCGCCCTCCAGGCTGAGCTGAAGAAGCACGCCAAGGGCGACGGCTTTGCCTACTACAACGAGCTGGGCAAGGACGAGGTCCAGCGGCTCAGCGCCCTGGTGGACGCCCTCGGCGAGCCGCTGTCCAAGCTCACCGCGGCAGTTGTGCTGTGA
- a CDS encoding 3-hydroxyacyl-CoA dehydrogenase NAD-binding domain-containing protein, with amino-acid sequence MSAVDFRKLADLFPDEAVTHSSVQDIELPATDGKASPGVLALITLDNGLDHSRPTTLGPNTLVELGGVLEGLRERAAAGEIAAVGVTGKPNFFVAGADLSAVTKLQQREHGLWMAQLGHEVYATLANLGVPSFAFINGMALGGGLEIALQSTYRTVSTHAGALALPEAFLGLVPGWGGVYLLPRLIGPENAVKVMIENALNNNRTLSGPEACKLGIADALFEPEDFLAHSVAWAARVVAGTAPERPAAVDPADPAVAARWADAVAAGRAFVESKTSNASPAPAEVLNIMAANRTMTQAESAALECETLAGLMQSDEFRATVYAFLDLVQKRAKRPAGAPGRELARPVTKIGVVGAGLMASQLALLFARQLGIPVVLTDIDQERVDKGVGYVHNEVDKLVAKGRLATDAATKAKLLVTGSVSKETFADADFVIEAVFEELNVKKQVFAELEAIVSPECILATNTSSLSVTAMAADLRYPERLVGFHFFNPVAVMPLLEVVRAPKTDDAVLATAFELARGLKKTAVLVKDAPAFVVNRILLRLMGEVTAAFDEGTPADVADAALRPMGLPMTPFTLLAMVGLPVAQHVQESLHAAFGGRFPVSQNLQKLVDNKIGSLWSTAADGGQEIPAATSALMSFGSTPSTAEEVLRRTQDALAEEIGLMLEEGVVAGPQDIDLCMILGAGWPMFLGGITPYLDRVGASERVNGRRFLPPGVASRS; translated from the coding sequence ATGAGCGCCGTAGATTTCCGCAAGCTTGCCGATCTCTTTCCGGATGAGGCGGTCACTCATTCCTCCGTGCAGGATATTGAACTTCCCGCCACCGACGGCAAGGCCAGCCCGGGCGTCCTCGCCCTGATCACGCTGGACAACGGCCTGGACCACTCCAGGCCCACCACGCTTGGCCCCAACACCCTGGTTGAATTGGGCGGCGTCCTCGAAGGGCTTCGCGAGCGGGCGGCCGCGGGCGAAATCGCGGCCGTGGGCGTGACGGGCAAGCCGAACTTCTTCGTTGCCGGGGCAGATCTGTCCGCGGTCACGAAGCTGCAGCAGCGGGAGCACGGCCTCTGGATGGCCCAGCTGGGGCATGAGGTCTACGCCACGCTGGCCAACCTGGGCGTTCCCAGCTTCGCCTTCATCAACGGCATGGCCCTTGGCGGCGGCCTGGAGATCGCCCTGCAGTCCACCTACCGCACGGTGTCCACCCACGCTGGAGCGCTGGCCCTTCCGGAGGCCTTCCTGGGGCTCGTGCCCGGATGGGGCGGTGTGTACCTGCTGCCACGGCTCATCGGGCCGGAGAATGCGGTGAAGGTGATGATCGAGAACGCGCTGAACAACAACCGCACGCTGTCCGGCCCCGAAGCCTGCAAGCTCGGCATCGCGGATGCGCTGTTCGAGCCGGAGGATTTCCTGGCGCACTCGGTCGCCTGGGCTGCGCGCGTCGTCGCCGGCACAGCACCGGAACGGCCCGCCGCCGTCGATCCCGCCGACCCCGCTGTTGCCGCCCGCTGGGCGGACGCCGTGGCCGCCGGCCGCGCCTTCGTCGAATCCAAAACATCCAACGCCTCCCCGGCTCCGGCCGAGGTGCTGAACATTATGGCGGCGAACCGGACCATGACCCAGGCGGAGTCCGCCGCGCTCGAATGCGAAACGCTGGCCGGCCTCATGCAGTCCGACGAGTTCCGTGCGACCGTCTACGCTTTCTTGGACCTCGTGCAGAAACGGGCCAAGCGGCCCGCAGGCGCCCCCGGCCGCGAGCTCGCCCGGCCCGTCACGAAGATCGGTGTGGTGGGCGCCGGCCTTATGGCCAGCCAACTCGCCCTGCTGTTCGCGCGCCAGCTTGGGATCCCCGTGGTTCTAACCGACATCGACCAGGAGCGGGTGGACAAGGGCGTTGGCTATGTCCACAACGAAGTGGACAAGCTGGTGGCGAAGGGACGGCTGGCCACCGACGCTGCCACCAAGGCCAAGTTGCTCGTGACGGGGTCTGTATCCAAGGAAACGTTTGCGGACGCCGACTTCGTCATTGAGGCGGTGTTCGAGGAATTGAACGTCAAGAAGCAGGTGTTTGCCGAACTCGAGGCCATCGTGTCACCGGAGTGCATCCTGGCCACGAACACCTCCTCGCTGTCCGTGACCGCCATGGCCGCGGACCTGCGGTATCCCGAGCGGCTCGTGGGCTTCCACTTCTTCAATCCCGTGGCCGTCATGCCCCTGCTCGAAGTTGTCCGGGCGCCGAAGACCGACGACGCCGTGCTCGCCACCGCCTTCGAACTCGCCAGGGGCCTGAAAAAGACCGCCGTCCTCGTCAAGGACGCCCCGGCATTCGTGGTCAACCGCATCCTGCTGCGGCTTATGGGCGAAGTCACAGCCGCCTTCGACGAGGGCACGCCAGCCGACGTTGCGGACGCCGCGCTGCGCCCCATGGGTCTCCCCATGACGCCGTTCACCCTCCTCGCCATGGTGGGACTGCCGGTGGCCCAGCACGTACAGGAATCCCTGCACGCGGCCTTCGGCGGCCGCTTCCCGGTCTCGCAGAACCTGCAGAAACTCGTCGACAACAAGATCGGATCCCTGTGGTCCACGGCAGCGGACGGCGGGCAGGAGATTCCGGCCGCCACCTCTGCCCTGATGTCCTTTGGCAGCACTCCGTCAACCGCAGAGGAAGTGCTGCGCCGGACCCAGGACGCCCTTGCCGAAGAAATTGGACTGATGCTCGAAGAGGGCGTGGTGGCCGGGCCCCAGGACATCGACCTGTGCATGATCCTGGGCGCCGGCTGGCCGATGTTCCTGGGCGGAATCACCCCCTACCTCGACAGGGTGGGAGCCTCGGAGCGCGTCAACGGCAGGCGGTTTCTTCCGCCGGGAGTGGCATCCCGTTCCTGA
- the efeU gene encoding iron uptake transporter permease EfeU yields MTANFLIGLREGLEATLIVVLLMAYLTKSGRRALLPRLWAGVGIAVAVSVGFGALLTFGPRGLTFEAQEAIGGGLSIIAVGLVTWMVFWMARTARTLGSELRSRVDGVADGAAWGLVLVAALAVGREGLETALFLWAAAQASGESGTPLFGALLGLAVAAGLGYLLHRGVLKVNMSRFFTWTGVALVVIAGGVLAYGVHDLQEAGILQGLHSLAFDVSAAVPPSSWYGALLKGTLNFSPATTWLEAAAWILYAIPVMFFYLRASFRPPLRRAGAPAATAAVAS; encoded by the coding sequence ATGACAGCCAACTTCCTCATCGGCCTCCGGGAGGGCCTCGAAGCGACGCTCATCGTCGTCCTGCTGATGGCCTACCTCACCAAGAGTGGCCGGCGCGCGCTGCTCCCCCGGCTGTGGGCAGGCGTTGGAATCGCTGTCGCCGTGTCCGTCGGCTTCGGCGCCCTGCTGACTTTCGGCCCGCGCGGCCTGACCTTCGAAGCCCAGGAAGCGATTGGCGGCGGCCTGTCCATCATCGCCGTCGGACTGGTCACCTGGATGGTCTTCTGGATGGCGCGCACCGCCCGCACGCTCGGCAGCGAACTCCGCTCCCGGGTCGATGGCGTGGCCGACGGCGCCGCCTGGGGCCTGGTGCTTGTGGCGGCTTTGGCGGTCGGGCGGGAAGGGCTGGAGACGGCACTGTTCCTGTGGGCCGCAGCCCAGGCCAGCGGAGAATCCGGAACCCCTCTGTTCGGCGCCCTCCTGGGCCTCGCCGTGGCTGCCGGGCTCGGTTACCTCCTGCACCGCGGCGTCCTGAAGGTCAACATGTCCCGCTTCTTCACCTGGACCGGCGTCGCCCTGGTGGTCATCGCCGGCGGCGTCCTCGCCTACGGCGTCCACGACCTGCAGGAGGCCGGCATCCTCCAGGGGCTGCACAGCCTCGCCTTCGACGTCTCAGCCGCCGTCCCGCCGTCGTCCTGGTACGGCGCCCTGCTGAAGGGGACCCTGAACTTCTCCCCCGCCACGACCTGGCTGGAAGCAGCCGCCTGGATCCTGTACGCCATCCCCGTCATGTTCTTCTACCTCCGTGCCAGCTTCCGCCCGCCGCTGCGGCGGGCGGGGGCCCCCGCCGCAACTGCCGCCGTCGCCTCCTGA
- the efeB gene encoding iron uptake transporter deferrochelatase/peroxidase subunit, with product MSGCPFGGGQQPPTSSNRDQQPNGSGEPPETSDGVNRRLSRRGLLGLAGVGGAGAVAGVAAGLLGHDTLAAAASPPAANDSVIPFFGDRQAGITTAAQDRLHMAAFDVTTDDRAALIELLKDWTAAADAMTAGRTTGATGAVDGPYDAPPEDTGEALDLDAGRLTLTFGFGASLFEKDGKTRFGLDGKRPDALIDLPHFPGDALEPARTGGDIVVQACADDPQVAVHAIRNLARIAFGKARVRWSQLGFGRTSSTSRAQQTPRNLFGFKDGTNNLKAEDTALLDEHVWAGAGSRTGEAWMDGGSYLVTRRIRMHIEIWDRTSLREQEGLIGRTKGEGAPLSGGKEFTAPDFAIKGNDGEPLIAMDSHVRLAHADQNDGVRMLRRGYNYTDGSDGLGHLDAGLFFIAFVKDPRTHYVPMQMSMAKEDVLALEYLKHTGSGLFAVPPGVKQGGFIGEGLFA from the coding sequence GTGAGCGGCTGCCCCTTCGGCGGCGGCCAGCAGCCGCCCACCAGCTCCAACAGAGACCAGCAACCCAACGGCTCCGGAGAGCCGCCGGAGACGTCCGACGGCGTCAACCGCCGTCTGTCCCGCCGCGGACTTCTGGGACTGGCCGGCGTGGGCGGCGCGGGAGCGGTGGCCGGAGTCGCCGCCGGCCTGCTCGGCCACGACACCCTGGCGGCCGCTGCATCGCCCCCGGCCGCCAACGATTCCGTCATTCCCTTCTTCGGCGACCGGCAGGCGGGGATCACCACGGCTGCGCAGGACCGCCTGCACATGGCGGCCTTCGACGTCACCACCGACGACCGTGCGGCCCTCATCGAACTCCTCAAGGACTGGACCGCTGCCGCGGACGCCATGACCGCCGGCCGGACCACCGGAGCCACCGGCGCCGTCGATGGCCCGTATGACGCGCCGCCGGAGGACACCGGGGAAGCCCTGGACCTCGACGCCGGCCGGCTCACCCTCACGTTTGGCTTCGGCGCTTCCCTGTTCGAGAAGGACGGCAAGACCCGCTTCGGCCTCGACGGAAAGCGGCCCGATGCCCTGATCGATCTGCCGCACTTCCCCGGCGACGCCTTGGAGCCCGCCCGCACGGGCGGCGACATCGTGGTGCAGGCATGCGCCGACGACCCCCAGGTGGCCGTGCACGCCATCCGCAACCTTGCCCGGATCGCCTTCGGCAAGGCCCGTGTCCGCTGGTCCCAGCTGGGATTCGGCCGCACCTCGTCGACGTCGCGGGCGCAGCAGACGCCCCGCAACCTCTTCGGTTTCAAGGACGGGACCAACAACCTCAAGGCCGAGGACACCGCCCTGCTCGACGAGCATGTGTGGGCCGGCGCCGGATCCCGTACAGGCGAAGCCTGGATGGACGGCGGCAGCTACCTGGTGACGCGGCGCATCCGGATGCACATCGAAATCTGGGACCGCACCTCGCTCCGCGAACAGGAGGGCCTGATCGGCCGGACCAAGGGAGAAGGGGCACCCCTGTCGGGCGGCAAGGAGTTCACCGCCCCCGACTTCGCCATCAAGGGCAACGACGGCGAGCCCCTCATCGCCATGGACTCCCACGTCCGGCTGGCCCACGCAGACCAGAACGACGGTGTGCGGATGCTCCGCCGCGGATACAACTACACCGACGGTTCTGACGGGCTGGGCCACCTCGATGCCGGGCTGTTCTTCATTGCCTTCGTCAAGGACCCGCGGACACACTACGTGCCCATGCAGATGAGCATGGCCAAGGAGGACGTCCTGGCCCTGGAATACCTCAAGCACACGGGTTCCGGTCTCTTCGCCGTGCCGCCGGGCGTCAAGCAGGGCGGCTTCATCGGGGAAGGCCTCTTCGCCTGA
- a CDS encoding HRDC domain-containing protein, translating to MTAQNSDNTTAGAPAAETTPHITVEGFDSLVPVVIDLDSPRDGVPLVIETQAGLERCAAAIATGTGPAGVDAERASGFRYGQRAFLVQIRREGSGTWLIDPEPFGDLRIINDALRGVEWILHAASQDLPCLSELGMWPDKLFDTELAARLAGLPRVGLAAVIEQLLGFGLAKEHSAADWSTRPLPEPWLRYAALDVEVLTELREELIELLEADGKLEYAEQEFAAILSAGLAAPRVDPWRKTSGLHQIRDRRQLAAVRELWLERDALAQKRDVAPGRLIPDSALVAAAKAMPTTVPQLLGTKGFHGRAAQREAPRWLRCIAAARALEDLPPLHLPTNAPPPPRVWADRDLPAAERLQTARPLLQEKADELKIPLENLLTPDYLRRVAWRPPEDITEAAVADELRGLGARPWQVGVVAPLITAAFLNPQPLPPKEAREPKEASA from the coding sequence ATGACCGCTCAAAATTCGGATAACACCACAGCCGGCGCTCCGGCTGCTGAAACCACACCCCATATAACGGTGGAAGGCTTTGACAGCCTGGTCCCCGTTGTCATCGATCTCGATTCCCCCCGCGACGGCGTCCCTCTGGTCATCGAAACCCAGGCGGGGCTGGAACGCTGCGCCGCCGCGATCGCCACGGGCACGGGCCCAGCCGGTGTGGATGCAGAACGCGCCTCGGGCTTCCGCTACGGACAGCGCGCGTTCCTCGTCCAGATCCGCCGGGAAGGTTCCGGAACATGGCTGATCGACCCCGAGCCGTTCGGGGACCTGCGAATTATTAACGACGCCCTGCGGGGCGTCGAATGGATCCTGCACGCCGCCAGCCAGGACCTGCCCTGCCTGTCCGAGCTGGGTATGTGGCCGGACAAGCTTTTCGACACTGAACTTGCAGCACGGCTGGCAGGCCTTCCCCGCGTCGGCCTCGCTGCCGTGATCGAGCAGCTGCTCGGTTTCGGACTCGCCAAGGAACACTCGGCAGCCGACTGGTCCACCCGGCCCCTGCCGGAACCCTGGCTCCGGTACGCCGCGCTCGACGTCGAAGTCCTGACGGAACTGCGCGAGGAACTCATCGAACTGCTCGAAGCGGACGGAAAACTCGAGTACGCCGAGCAGGAGTTTGCCGCGATCCTGTCCGCCGGGCTCGCAGCACCCAGGGTTGACCCCTGGCGCAAGACATCCGGACTCCACCAGATCAGGGACCGCCGCCAACTGGCCGCGGTGCGGGAGCTGTGGCTGGAACGCGACGCTTTGGCCCAAAAGCGCGATGTCGCCCCGGGACGGCTCATCCCCGATTCTGCCCTCGTCGCCGCAGCCAAGGCGATGCCGACGACGGTACCGCAACTGCTCGGCACCAAGGGATTCCACGGCAGGGCCGCCCAGCGGGAGGCCCCCCGCTGGCTGCGGTGCATCGCTGCGGCCCGGGCCCTCGAAGACCTTCCCCCGCTCCACCTGCCCACCAACGCCCCGCCGCCGCCCCGGGTCTGGGCCGACCGCGACCTTCCCGCGGCCGAGAGGCTGCAGACCGCCAGGCCACTGCTGCAGGAGAAGGCGGACGAACTCAAGATCCCGCTAGAAAACCTGCTGACCCCGGACTACCTTCGCCGCGTCGCGTGGCGGCCGCCGGAGGACATCACCGAGGCCGCCGTCGCCGACGAACTGCGCGGGCTGGGTGCCCGGCCGTGGCAGGTGGGAGTGGTGGCGCCGCTGATCACCGCGGCATTCCTCAACCCCCAGCCGCTTCCGCCCAAGGAAGCCAGGGAGCCAAAGGAAGCCTCCGCTTAG
- a CDS encoding ATP-binding cassette domain-containing protein, giving the protein MIADRTAATTLLASIASFSYHGDHSPALQGVKVAAAPGTLTAVLGGSGSGKSTLGRLLGAWLIGGRDGTLAGSLQLEVAGHRAGSGPLRFTGVPDDPRIDPGAWARHVGYVPQDAASMLSAVRGTVKEELAFSLENRGVPRNEMVLTVTDIARRTGLDGLLERDPGTLSGGELRRLAVGCAVVDGPGVLVLDEPLESLDRAGIRTVVDLVHAELARGTAVVVLSQHADALTRAAERWLVLTGGQETAAGPPARILQGGALAESGVVITSPEVVISSADREPEPDPTPAPPAVLTLPVAEAAAGATAARTRAALELAGVAFGFGGGRQPRGLPWEEGSLLLEDVDLQVMPGEIVAVTGPNGAGKSTLLRLLNGLYRPLRGDVRVADESIAGVPTGLVARRLGLLFQHPLDQLFERTVLREVLFGLDRLFDSDAPERARAALAAVGLGDSENAHPHELPASGQRLLALATVLAREPSVLALDEPTVALDAHGLERLTVAVSAAAGRGAAVVMVTHDLRFAKTHAHRLLRLDGGRLRPH; this is encoded by the coding sequence CACAGCCCCGCGCTGCAAGGGGTGAAGGTGGCCGCCGCGCCCGGCACGCTGACGGCGGTGCTGGGCGGATCCGGCAGCGGAAAATCCACGCTGGGACGCCTCCTTGGTGCCTGGCTAATCGGCGGCAGGGACGGAACGCTGGCCGGAAGCCTGCAGCTGGAGGTGGCCGGGCATCGGGCAGGCAGCGGCCCGCTGCGCTTTACCGGAGTACCGGACGATCCGCGGATCGATCCGGGGGCGTGGGCACGGCACGTCGGCTATGTGCCGCAGGACGCGGCGTCCATGCTGTCGGCGGTCCGTGGAACCGTGAAGGAGGAGCTCGCCTTCAGCCTGGAGAACCGCGGAGTTCCCCGCAACGAGATGGTGCTGACCGTCACCGATATTGCCCGCCGGACCGGACTCGACGGGTTGTTGGAGCGGGATCCTGGAACGCTGTCCGGCGGCGAGCTCCGCCGCTTGGCTGTGGGCTGCGCTGTGGTGGACGGTCCTGGTGTCCTGGTCCTTGACGAGCCGCTCGAGTCCCTGGACCGGGCCGGTATCCGGACCGTTGTGGATCTGGTCCATGCCGAGCTGGCCCGTGGCACCGCGGTGGTGGTGCTGAGTCAGCACGCCGACGCGCTGACCCGCGCGGCGGAGCGCTGGCTGGTACTGACGGGCGGGCAGGAGACGGCCGCGGGACCGCCCGCCCGGATCCTGCAGGGAGGCGCACTGGCTGAATCCGGCGTCGTCATCACGTCCCCTGAAGTCGTCATCTCGTCCGCTGACCGGGAGCCTGAGCCGGATCCGACGCCGGCGCCGCCTGCGGTGCTGACGCTTCCCGTGGCGGAGGCTGCTGCCGGAGCCACTGCCGCTCGAACTAGAGCGGCTTTGGAGTTAGCAGGTGTGGCCTTCGGGTTCGGGGGAGGGCGGCAGCCCCGCGGCTTGCCCTGGGAGGAGGGCAGCCTGCTCTTAGAGGATGTTGACCTGCAGGTGATGCCCGGGGAAATCGTGGCCGTGACCGGGCCCAACGGTGCTGGCAAGTCCACGCTGCTCCGGCTCCTCAACGGCCTTTACCGGCCGCTTCGCGGTGACGTCCGCGTGGCGGACGAGTCCATTGCCGGTGTTCCCACAGGGCTGGTGGCCCGCCGCCTGGGGCTCCTCTTCCAGCACCCGCTTGATCAGCTGTTCGAGCGGACGGTGCTGCGGGAAGTTTTGTTCGGGCTGGACCGGCTCTTTGATTCGGACGCGCCGGAACGGGCCAGGGCAGCCTTGGCCGCCGTCGGCCTTGGGGACAGCGAAAACGCCCACCCCCATGAGCTGCCGGCGTCAGGCCAGCGGTTACTGGCCCTCGCCACAGTCCTGGCGCGCGAACCGTCCGTGCTCGCGCTGGACGAACCCACGGTGGCCCTTGACGCCCATGGCCTGGAGCGGCTCACGGTCGCCGTGTCAGCGGCAGCCGGCCGCGGCGCCGCCGTCGTGATGGTCACGCACGACCTCAGGTTCGCCAAGACGCATGCCCACCGGCTGCTCAGGCTGGACGGCGGCCGGCTCCGGCCGCACTGA
- a CDS encoding threonine aldolase family protein has translation MTTTVETAGSGTMARLHDASVRGFASDNYSGVHPEVLAALAAANEGHQVSYGEDAYTARLQELMEEHFGPGIECFPVFNGTGANVLSLQSLLPRWGAVVCASTAHINMDENGAPERVGGIKLLQVHTPDGKLTPELIDREAWGWGDEHRAQPLAVSITQTTELGTCYTADEVRAIAEHVHAKGMKLHMDGARLANAAAHLGAPLRAFTRDAGVDILSFGGTKNGLLFGEVVVALNPDAAHGLLFLRKMNMQLASKMRFMSAQFIALLEGDLWLRSAGHANAMAARLRAAVDNIDGVEPTQQTESNGVFAVLPAGVADRLRESFRFYDWNEATREVRWMCSFDTSEEDVDAFVAAIRDELARHRTSPAAGH, from the coding sequence ATGACAACAACTGTTGAAACTGCCGGCAGCGGCACCATGGCCAGGCTGCACGACGCGTCGGTCCGCGGCTTTGCCTCGGACAACTACTCAGGGGTGCACCCCGAGGTGCTGGCCGCGCTGGCTGCCGCCAACGAGGGCCACCAGGTCTCCTATGGCGAAGACGCCTACACGGCCCGCCTGCAGGAGCTGATGGAGGAGCATTTCGGGCCGGGTATCGAATGCTTCCCGGTCTTCAACGGCACGGGCGCCAACGTGCTGTCCCTGCAGTCCCTCCTCCCGCGCTGGGGCGCGGTGGTTTGCGCGTCCACGGCACACATCAACATGGATGAGAACGGTGCCCCGGAGCGTGTGGGCGGCATAAAGCTGCTGCAGGTGCACACCCCGGACGGGAAGCTGACGCCGGAGCTCATCGACCGCGAAGCGTGGGGCTGGGGCGATGAGCACCGCGCCCAGCCCCTGGCCGTCTCCATCACCCAGACCACTGAACTGGGCACCTGCTACACGGCGGATGAAGTCCGGGCGATCGCCGAGCACGTCCACGCCAAAGGCATGAAGCTGCACATGGACGGCGCGCGGCTGGCCAACGCCGCGGCGCACCTTGGCGCTCCGCTGCGGGCCTTCACGCGCGACGCCGGCGTGGACATCCTGTCGTTCGGCGGAACAAAGAACGGGCTGTTGTTCGGCGAGGTGGTGGTGGCGCTGAATCCCGACGCCGCCCACGGGCTGCTGTTCCTGCGCAAGATGAATATGCAGCTGGCCTCCAAGATGCGGTTCATGTCCGCGCAGTTCATCGCCCTGCTCGAAGGTGACCTGTGGCTCCGTTCAGCCGGCCACGCGAACGCCATGGCTGCGAGGCTGCGCGCCGCGGTGGACAACATTGACGGCGTGGAACCCACGCAGCAAACGGAGTCCAACGGGGTCTTTGCGGTTTTGCCGGCAGGCGTGGCGGACAGGCTCCGGGAGTCCTTCCGCTTCTATGACTGGAATGAAGCCACCCGCGAGGTCCGCTGGATGTGTTCCTTCGACACCAGCGAGGAGGACGTCGATGCCTTCGTGGCAGCCATCAGGGACGAACTCGCCCGGCACCGGACCTCGCCGGCGGCAGGGCACTAA
- a CDS encoding DUF3000 domain-containing protein yields MVNALAQVPANFLYALGTLRKARCRSELRLDEIPAPARLAPFAVALGAEVIVPSSVKDRSPVHGPAAMALARSAAAGGDADDDGEELATGRFILLHDPDGSAVWDGEFRIVTYIRAQLDAEMGNDEMLGSVAWTWLVEALETHHAPYRAAGGTATRVLSESFGTLADRPASIDIELRASWTPAGADVQAHLEAWSDMVCTFAGLPPLPEGVSALPRRRRN; encoded by the coding sequence ATTGTGAACGCACTTGCCCAGGTTCCCGCGAATTTTCTGTATGCGCTGGGAACGCTCCGCAAAGCACGCTGCCGCAGTGAACTGCGCCTCGACGAGATCCCGGCGCCCGCCCGGCTGGCGCCATTCGCCGTGGCCCTCGGCGCCGAGGTCATCGTTCCCAGCAGCGTTAAGGACCGCTCACCGGTTCACGGGCCGGCGGCCATGGCGCTGGCCCGGTCCGCCGCCGCCGGGGGCGATGCCGACGACGACGGCGAGGAGCTCGCCACCGGGCGCTTCATCCTGCTGCACGACCCCGACGGCTCCGCGGTGTGGGATGGCGAATTCCGGATCGTCACCTATATCCGGGCCCAGCTCGACGCCGAGATGGGCAACGATGAAATGCTGGGCTCCGTGGCGTGGACATGGCTCGTGGAAGCCCTCGAAACCCACCATGCCCCCTACCGCGCGGCTGGCGGCACCGCCACGCGTGTGCTGTCCGAAAGCTTCGGAACGCTGGCGGACCGGCCCGCCTCGATCGACATTGAACTTCGTGCCTCGTGGACCCCGGCCGGCGCCGACGTCCAGGCGCACCTCGAGGCGTGGTCTGACATGGTGTGCACCTTCGCCGGCCTCCCGCCGCTGCCCGAAGGCGTCTCCGCGCTCCCCCGCAGGCGCCGCAACTAA